A window of Bradyrhizobium sp. AZCC 1610 contains these coding sequences:
- a CDS encoding cyclase family protein, translated as MRIAFVLSCSVALLGAVGTASAQDWTKSKWGPNDEVGAANYMKPELVVKAAGLVKTGKTYALGIPVDSKTPAYPPRAFKITVVQPGQAGIPGLGPNKTTYNDDIIEGWVGVGSQLDGLGHLGIEHVYYNGNKLADFADATGLKKLGIEKVPPMVTRGVLLDMAAHYGTDVVKEGTAFNVKEIEEVAKKQGVEIRQGDVVIFHTGWLSLIGKDDKRYGAGEPGLGVEGAKYLTGKGVVAVGADTWGLETVPFESKNIFEVHQILLAMNGTYILENMDTAELAKDKAYEFLFVLGQPRFKGGVQSMINPIAIR; from the coding sequence ATGCGCATTGCGTTCGTATTGAGCTGTTCTGTCGCCTTGTTGGGTGCGGTCGGAACAGCAAGCGCTCAGGACTGGACGAAATCGAAATGGGGACCGAACGACGAGGTCGGCGCCGCCAATTACATGAAGCCCGAACTCGTCGTGAAGGCAGCGGGTTTGGTCAAGACCGGCAAGACCTACGCGCTCGGCATTCCCGTCGACTCCAAGACCCCCGCCTATCCGCCGCGGGCCTTCAAGATCACGGTGGTTCAGCCCGGCCAGGCCGGCATTCCCGGCCTTGGACCCAACAAGACAACCTACAACGACGACATCATTGAAGGCTGGGTCGGCGTCGGTAGTCAGTTGGACGGCCTCGGCCATCTCGGTATCGAGCACGTCTACTACAATGGCAACAAACTCGCCGACTTCGCCGATGCGACCGGACTGAAAAAGCTCGGCATCGAGAAAGTCCCGCCGATGGTGACACGGGGCGTGCTGCTCGACATGGCGGCTCACTACGGCACCGACGTGGTCAAGGAAGGCACCGCCTTCAACGTCAAGGAGATCGAGGAAGTCGCGAAGAAGCAGGGCGTCGAAATCCGCCAGGGCGACGTCGTGATCTTCCATACCGGCTGGCTCAGCCTGATCGGCAAGGATGACAAGCGCTATGGTGCCGGGGAGCCGGGCCTGGGGGTCGAAGGCGCCAAGTATCTCACCGGCAAGGGCGTGGTTGCCGTCGGCGCCGATACCTGGGGACTCGAAACCGTTCCGTTCGAATCCAAAAACATCTTCGAGGTGCATCAGATCTTGCTGGCGATGAACGGCACCTACATCCTGGAAAACATGGACACCGCAGAGCTGGCCAAGGACAAGGCTTATGAGTTCCTGTTTGTCCTCGGCCAGCCGCGCTTCAAGGGTGGCGTGCAGAGCATGATCAACCCGATAGCGATCCGGTAA
- the ruvX gene encoding Holliday junction resolvase RuvX has product MPAPILPLIDAVTHWPERGALIGLDLGTKTIGVAVSDPDRRLATGVETLHRKAFKADAARLLAISGERNAVGFVLGLPINMDGSEGPRAQSTRAFARNFSNLTGLAIALWDERLSTAAVERELIGMDVSRARRAEVIDEHAAMFILQGALDRLTKLRGGA; this is encoded by the coding sequence ATGCCCGCCCCTATCCTCCCCTTGATCGATGCCGTCACGCACTGGCCCGAGCGTGGCGCCCTGATCGGCCTCGATCTCGGCACCAAGACCATCGGTGTTGCCGTATCCGATCCCGATCGCCGCCTGGCGACCGGCGTCGAAACGCTCCACCGCAAGGCCTTCAAGGCCGACGCGGCGCGGCTATTGGCGATCTCGGGCGAACGCAACGCGGTCGGTTTCGTGCTCGGCCTTCCCATCAACATGGACGGCAGCGAGGGTCCGCGCGCGCAATCGACCCGCGCCTTTGCCCGCAATTTCTCCAACCTCACCGGCCTTGCCATCGCGCTGTGGGACGAGCGGCTCTCGACGGCTGCCGTCGAGCGCGAGCTGATCGGCATGGACGTCTCCCGCGCCCGCCGCGCCGAGGTGATCGATGAACACGCCGCCATGTTCATCCTGCAGGGCGCGCTGGACCGGCTGACGAAGCTGCGGGGGGGCGCCTAG
- a CDS encoding AEC family transporter produces MGVVIASLLPVFLLIVLGFVLKRTLIRPEMQWHGLERLTYYVLFPVLLIQTLVKADLTKVPVAGVGGALLLSALAMSLLCLALRPLLARAAIDGPAFTSIFQGATRWQTFVALAVSSSLFGDLGLALASVAMVAIIPLVNVLSVSVLAHYASPEKRSAGSIVVTVVRNPLIWACAVGLALNVTHIPLPKLWHEVADALGRSSLAIGLMVTGAGLHLEGLFRPSLAAGVAVFLKLVLMPVIAVALALKFGLADSSLAVVAVCSAVPAASSAYVLARQMGGDAPLLAQIITLQTILAAITMPIAIALVA; encoded by the coding sequence ATGGGGGTCGTCATTGCGTCGCTGCTGCCGGTGTTTTTGCTGATCGTGCTCGGCTTTGTCCTGAAACGCACCCTGATACGACCGGAAATGCAGTGGCATGGGCTGGAGCGGCTGACTTACTACGTGCTGTTTCCGGTCCTGCTGATCCAGACCCTGGTGAAGGCCGACCTCACCAAGGTGCCGGTTGCCGGCGTCGGCGGCGCGTTGCTGCTGTCGGCGCTTGCGATGTCGCTGCTGTGTCTTGCGCTGCGTCCGCTGCTCGCCCGCGCCGCGATCGATGGTCCCGCCTTTACCTCGATCTTCCAGGGTGCGACGCGGTGGCAGACTTTTGTCGCGCTCGCCGTCTCCAGCAGTCTGTTCGGTGACCTCGGGCTGGCGCTGGCATCCGTCGCGATGGTCGCCATCATCCCGCTGGTCAACGTCCTCAGTGTCTCGGTGCTTGCCCATTACGCCTCGCCGGAAAAGCGCTCGGCCGGTTCAATTGTCGTGACCGTGGTGCGCAATCCCCTGATCTGGGCCTGTGCGGTCGGGCTGGCGCTCAACGTCACGCACATTCCACTGCCCAAACTCTGGCACGAGGTGGCGGACGCGCTCGGCCGCTCCTCGCTCGCCATCGGCCTTATGGTGACCGGCGCCGGCCTGCATCTCGAAGGCCTGTTCAGGCCGAGCCTCGCCGCCGGCGTCGCGGTGTTCCTCAAGCTGGTGCTGATGCCGGTGATCGCGGTCGCGTTGGCGCTAAAATTTGGACTTGCCGATTCCAGCCTCGCCGTCGTGGCGGTCTGTTCGGCGGTGCCCGCGGCGTCAAGCGCCTATGTGCTGGCGCGGCAAATGGGCGGCGACGCGCCGCTTTTGGCGCAGATCATTACGCTGCAGACGATATTGGCGGCGATCACGATGCCGATCGCGATCGCGCTGGTGGCATAG
- a CDS encoding CPBP family intramembrane glutamic endopeptidase: protein MDSLTPAVPVAVPPAIPDQRPPRVWKFWGTTLWGLFIFAAVFLGQVAVIIYFVLRQGGSFDVAEAIRIVGGGLTISLSVILGLPAVLLATWIAIRPTRIPFADYLALRWTSWRNFLTGVAALAILVGGWDLLSRALGREVTPGFMGDVLKSAQADGALWLLVIAFCVAAPMWEEIFARGFLYRGWSESRLGVAGAIFLSSLAWTSLHLQYDWFFFGEVFSIGLLLGYLRYRTNSTWLTIVLHGINNSAATIQTFWLAGSG from the coding sequence ATGGACTCCCTTACTCCCGCAGTTCCGGTGGCAGTTCCGCCGGCGATCCCCGATCAGCGGCCGCCACGCGTCTGGAAATTCTGGGGCACGACGCTGTGGGGCCTGTTCATCTTCGCTGCGGTGTTCCTCGGCCAGGTCGCGGTGATCATCTACTTTGTGCTGCGGCAAGGTGGGTCATTCGACGTCGCCGAAGCGATCCGTATCGTCGGCGGCGGTCTGACCATCTCGCTCTCGGTCATCCTGGGATTGCCCGCCGTGCTGTTGGCGACATGGATAGCGATCCGTCCAACGCGGATACCCTTTGCCGATTATCTGGCGCTGCGCTGGACCTCATGGCGCAATTTCCTGACAGGTGTCGCTGCGCTGGCCATCCTGGTCGGCGGCTGGGACCTGCTGTCGCGGGCACTCGGGCGCGAGGTGACACCGGGCTTCATGGGCGACGTGCTGAAATCCGCGCAGGCCGATGGCGCGCTATGGCTTCTGGTAATCGCGTTCTGTGTCGCCGCGCCGATGTGGGAAGAGATATTCGCGCGCGGGTTTCTCTACCGCGGCTGGTCGGAATCAAGGCTCGGCGTCGCCGGCGCGATCTTCCTGTCGTCGCTGGCCTGGACCTCGCTGCATCTGCAGTACGACTGGTTCTTTTTCGGCGAGGTGTTTTCGATCGGCCTGTTGCTGGGATATCTGCGTTATCGCACCAACTCGACCTGGCTGACGATCGTCCTGCACGGCATCAACAATTCGGCGGCGACCATTCAGACTTTCTGGCTGGCGGGGAGTGGGTAG
- a CDS encoding acyl-CoA dehydrogenase family protein — MSQATFSTHEVFNQSPPFEDVDLYAVDRPLVEAVAANGGASAQSELSEFGKHWGSAAMAERGRVANENTPKLRTFDSKGNRRDEVEFHPAYHELMAHSAHAGVHNSTWDAAGKPAGGASEVIRAAKFYMAAQVETGHLCPITMTRAAVAALAEQPDLLARVMPVLGTRSYDPAFAPWWTKRGMTLGMGMTEKQGGTDVRSNMTRAERDGDAYRITGHKWFMSAPMCDAFLVLAQAEDGLSCFFMPRFTPDGSINAIRFQRLKDKLGNRSNASSEVEFHGAYAERVGAEGKGIRTIIQMVQLTRQDCAIASAGLMRSGLAHALHHARHRSVFQKHLADQPLMKAVLSDMALHVEATVALVMRLCRSFDRAPVDAKEAAYMRLLTPAIKYWVCKSAPGFLYEAMECLGGNGYVEEGILARHYRESPVNAIWEGSGNVMCLDVLRALSREPEVASSIVHELTGETLGLPGAGEATAFIGKAFHRPDSERVARLAVERLALLAASAALNAVSLRHAQLFAATRLAGNHAGMYGAVDLANDEIRALLERALP; from the coding sequence ATGAGCCAGGCAACATTTTCGACCCACGAGGTCTTCAACCAGTCGCCGCCGTTCGAAGATGTCGATCTCTATGCGGTCGACCGGCCGCTGGTTGAGGCGGTCGCCGCCAATGGCGGGGCCTCGGCACAAAGCGAGCTGTCGGAGTTCGGCAAGCATTGGGGCTCGGCGGCAATGGCGGAGCGCGGCCGCGTTGCCAACGAGAACACGCCTAAGCTGCGCACCTTCGATTCCAAAGGCAACCGCCGCGACGAGGTCGAGTTTCATCCGGCCTATCATGAGCTGATGGCGCACAGTGCGCATGCTGGCGTGCACAATTCGACCTGGGACGCGGCAGGAAAGCCGGCCGGCGGCGCGTCCGAAGTGATACGCGCGGCAAAATTCTATATGGCCGCGCAGGTCGAGACCGGGCATCTCTGCCCGATCACCATGACGCGGGCCGCCGTCGCCGCACTGGCGGAACAGCCCGACCTGCTGGCCAGGGTGATGCCGGTGTTGGGAACGCGATCCTACGATCCGGCGTTCGCGCCGTGGTGGACCAAGCGCGGCATGACGCTCGGCATGGGCATGACCGAGAAGCAGGGCGGCACCGATGTGCGCTCCAACATGACGCGGGCGGAGCGCGACGGGGACGCCTACCGCATCACCGGGCACAAATGGTTCATGTCGGCGCCGATGTGCGACGCCTTCCTGGTGTTGGCGCAGGCCGAGGATGGCTTGAGCTGTTTCTTCATGCCGCGCTTTACGCCCGATGGGTCGATCAACGCGATCCGGTTCCAGCGGCTGAAGGACAAGCTCGGCAATCGCTCCAATGCTTCCTCCGAGGTGGAGTTTCACGGCGCCTATGCCGAACGCGTCGGCGCCGAGGGCAAGGGCATCCGAACCATCATCCAGATGGTGCAGTTGACGCGGCAGGATTGCGCGATTGCTTCCGCCGGCCTGATGCGATCGGGGCTCGCGCACGCGCTGCATCATGCGCGGCATCGCAGCGTGTTCCAAAAGCATCTCGCCGATCAGCCGCTGATGAAGGCGGTGCTGTCGGACATGGCGCTGCATGTCGAGGCTACCGTCGCGCTGGTGATGCGGCTGTGCCGTTCGTTCGACCGCGCGCCTGTCGACGCCAAGGAGGCCGCCTATATGCGGCTGCTGACGCCCGCCATCAAATACTGGGTCTGCAAGAGCGCGCCCGGCTTTCTCTATGAGGCGATGGAGTGCCTCGGCGGCAATGGTTACGTGGAGGAGGGCATTCTGGCGCGGCATTACCGGGAGTCGCCGGTCAATGCGATCTGGGAAGGCTCCGGCAATGTGATGTGCCTCGACGTCCTCCGTGCGCTGTCGCGGGAGCCGGAAGTGGCGTCCAGCATTGTGCATGAATTGACCGGCGAGACGCTGGGATTGCCGGGCGCGGGGGAGGCAACCGCGTTCATCGGCAAGGCGTTCCACCGGCCCGACAGCGAGCGTGTGGCGCGGCTGGCGGTCGAAAGGCTGGCGCTGCTGGCGGCATCTGCCGCGCTCAATGCCGTGTCGCTGCGGCATGCGCAGTTGTTCGCCGCCACGCGCCTTGCCGGGAATCACGCCGGCATGTACGGCGCGGTCGATCTGGCCAATGACGAGATCCGGGCGCTGCTGGAGCGCGCGCTGCCGTGA
- a CDS encoding M15 family metallopeptidase yields MALAAIFAAGCLASAAAQTPKLPAGFVYLRDIDPTIIQDMRYAGPNNFVGRPLRGYQAAECVVKREVGVLLKSVQEELGLQNLSLKMFDCYRPTGAVADMVAWSRDGKETPAQKRYNPSFSKADLFRLGYIAERSGHSTGAALDLTLVDLKADNAATFDSTKDYGDCTANVNLRAPDGSVDMGTGYDCSDVRSHTAAKSITAAQRRWREKLVLVMARRGFVNYSKEWWHFSLPGAGRQAYDFPITPRK; encoded by the coding sequence ATGGCACTCGCGGCGATATTCGCGGCGGGTTGCCTGGCGAGCGCCGCGGCGCAGACGCCAAAACTGCCTGCCGGCTTCGTCTATTTGCGCGATATCGATCCGACCATCATCCAGGATATGCGTTACGCCGGCCCCAACAATTTCGTCGGCCGTCCGCTCAGGGGGTATCAAGCCGCCGAATGCGTGGTGAAGCGCGAAGTCGGCGTGCTGCTGAAGAGCGTTCAGGAAGAACTTGGGCTGCAGAACCTGTCGCTGAAGATGTTCGACTGCTACCGGCCGACAGGCGCGGTTGCCGACATGGTGGCGTGGTCACGCGACGGCAAGGAAACCCCGGCGCAGAAGCGCTACAACCCGTCGTTCAGCAAGGCCGATCTGTTTCGGCTCGGCTACATCGCCGAACGCTCCGGTCATTCCACCGGCGCCGCGCTCGATCTCACCTTGGTCGATTTGAAAGCCGACAACGCAGCCACCTTCGATTCCACCAAGGACTATGGCGACTGCACCGCCAATGTGAACCTTCGCGCGCCGGACGGAAGCGTCGACATGGGGACCGGCTATGATTGTTCCGACGTCAGGTCGCACACGGCGGCGAAATCCATCACGGCGGCTCAGCGCCGCTGGCGGGAGAAGCTGGTTCTGGTGATGGCGCGGCGAGGGTTTGTAAACTATTCCAAGGAGTGGTGGCATTTTTCGCTGCCGGGCGCGGGCCGGCAGGCCTATGATTTCCCGATTACACCGCGGAAGTGA
- a CDS encoding aspartate carbamoyltransferase catalytic subunit → MTPVSKSTFVLGHRHLLGIEGLSAADITGLLDLSEEYVELNRQVDKKRTSLRGRTQVNLFFEASTRTQSSFELAGKRLGADVMNMSVSSSSIRKGETLMDTAVTLNAMHPDILVVRHHASGAVELLARKVDGSVINAGDGAHEHPTQALLDALTIRRNKGRLEGLVIAICGDVMHSRVARSNILLLNTMGARVRVVAPSTLLPRGIERMGVEVARDMREGLNGADIVMMLRLQRERMNGSFVPSSGEYFHYFGLDQKKLAYAKPDALVMHPGPMNRGVEIDSIVADGTQSLIREQVEMGVAVRMAVLEALARNLPNA, encoded by the coding sequence ATGACCCCTGTATCGAAATCGACCTTCGTCCTCGGGCACCGGCATCTGCTGGGAATCGAGGGGCTTTCCGCTGCCGATATTACCGGCCTGCTCGACCTTTCCGAGGAATATGTCGAGCTCAACCGCCAGGTGGACAAAAAGCGCACGTCCCTGCGCGGTCGCACCCAGGTGAACCTGTTTTTCGAGGCCTCGACCCGAACCCAATCCTCGTTCGAACTGGCAGGAAAACGGCTTGGCGCCGACGTCATGAACATGTCGGTGTCCTCATCCTCGATCCGCAAGGGCGAGACGTTGATGGATACCGCCGTGACGCTCAACGCCATGCACCCGGATATCCTGGTGGTGCGGCACCACGCCTCCGGTGCGGTGGAACTTCTGGCGCGCAAGGTTGACGGTTCCGTGATCAATGCCGGCGACGGCGCCCACGAGCATCCGACCCAGGCGCTACTGGACGCGCTGACCATCCGCCGCAACAAAGGCCGGCTGGAAGGGCTCGTGATCGCGATCTGCGGCGACGTGATGCATTCCCGCGTGGCGCGTTCCAATATCCTCTTGCTCAACACCATGGGCGCCCGCGTCCGTGTCGTCGCCCCCTCCACGCTGCTGCCGCGCGGCATCGAGCGGATGGGCGTCGAGGTCGCGCGCGACATGCGCGAGGGCCTCAATGGCGCCGACATCGTGATGATGCTGCGGCTGCAGCGCGAGCGGATGAACGGCTCGTTCGTGCCGTCGTCGGGCGAATACTTCCACTATTTCGGTCTCGACCAGAAGAAGCTGGCTTACGCCAAGCCGGATGCGCTGGTGATGCACCCGGGGCCGATGAACCGCGGCGTGGAGATCGACTCGATCGTGGCCGATGGCACGCAATCGCTGATCCGTGAACAGGTGGAAATGGGAGTGGCGGTGCGGATGGCGGTGCTCGAAGCGCTCGCCCGCAACCTGCCGAACGCATAA
- a CDS encoding dihydroorotase: MLTDRRPILLANARVVDPSRDFDGPGDVLIADGTIRDSKRGIGAAGVPEGTDIINCAGKIVAPGLVDMRAFVGEPGASHRETFASASQAAAAGGITTIICQPDTSPVIDNSATVDFVLRRARDTAIVNIHPMAALTKGLGGREMTEIGLLKAAGAVAFTDGDRSVTNAQVMRRALTYARDFDALIVHHTEDPDLVGEGVMNEGEFAARLGLAGIPNAAEAVMLERDIRLVALTGGRYHAASLSCIESLEILKRARDAGLYVSASVSINHVTLNENDIGPYRTFLKLSPPLRTEEDRLALVAALASGLVDVVMSDHNPQDVEVKRLPFAEAAAGAVGLQTMLPAALRLIHNGEMDFKTLIRAMSTRPAELLGLPGGSLRAGSPADVVVIDPDTPWVLDPADLKSQCKNTPFDEARFSGRVVRTIVGGRTVYEHV; the protein is encoded by the coding sequence ATGCTGACTGACCGACGCCCGATTCTGCTCGCCAATGCCCGCGTCGTCGATCCCTCGAGGGATTTCGACGGCCCCGGCGACGTCCTGATTGCCGATGGCACCATCCGCGACAGTAAGCGCGGCATCGGCGCCGCCGGCGTCCCTGAAGGCACCGACATCATCAATTGCGCCGGCAAGATCGTCGCCCCCGGCTTGGTCGACATGCGCGCCTTTGTCGGCGAACCCGGCGCCAGCCACCGCGAGACGTTTGCCTCTGCCAGCCAGGCGGCTGCCGCCGGCGGCATCACCACTATCATCTGCCAGCCGGATACCTCGCCGGTCATCGACAATTCGGCGACGGTGGACTTCGTGCTGCGCCGTGCCCGCGACACCGCGATCGTCAACATCCACCCGATGGCGGCGCTGACAAAAGGCCTCGGCGGCCGGGAGATGACGGAGATCGGCCTCTTGAAGGCCGCCGGTGCGGTCGCATTCACCGATGGCGACAGGAGCGTCACCAACGCGCAGGTGATGCGCCGGGCGCTGACCTATGCCCGCGATTTCGATGCGCTGATCGTGCATCACACCGAAGACCCCGATCTGGTCGGCGAAGGCGTGATGAACGAGGGCGAATTCGCAGCCCGGCTCGGCCTCGCCGGCATTCCGAACGCCGCCGAAGCCGTGATGCTGGAGCGCGACATACGCCTCGTGGCGCTGACCGGCGGGCGCTATCACGCGGCCTCTCTGAGCTGCATCGAGTCGCTGGAAATCCTCAAGCGCGCGCGCGACGCCGGCCTCTACGTCAGCGCCTCCGTGTCGATCAATCACGTCACGCTGAACGAAAACGACATCGGTCCCTATCGGACCTTCCTGAAGCTGTCGCCGCCGCTGCGCACCGAGGAGGACCGCCTCGCGCTGGTCGCCGCCCTCGCCTCCGGCCTGGTCGACGTCGTGATGTCCGACCACAACCCGCAAGACGTCGAGGTCAAGCGGCTGCCGTTTGCCGAGGCCGCTGCCGGCGCGGTCGGGTTGCAGACCATGCTGCCGGCGGCGCTGCGGCTGATCCATAATGGCGAGATGGACTTCAAGACGCTGATCCGGGCGATGTCGACCCGGCCTGCGGAACTGCTCGGCCTGCCCGGCGGCTCGCTGCGCGCGGGTTCCCCGGCCGACGTCGTCGTGATCGATCCCGATACGCCCTGGGTGCTCGATCCCGCCGACCTCAAATCGCAGTGCAAGAACACGCCGTTCGACGAAGCCCGCTTCTCGGGGCGCGTCGTGCGTACTATCGTGGGCGGACGGACGGTCTATGAGCATGTCTGA
- the plsY gene encoding glycerol-3-phosphate 1-O-acyltransferase PlsY: protein MSDAFLVAAFLIGYLLGSIPFGMVLTKLAGTQDLRSIGSGNIGATNVLRTGRKGLAAATLIGDMLKGTIAVVIMGYYGGADAAMLAALGAFLGHLFPVWLKFNGGKGVATYIGVLIGLFWPAAVMFCLIWLATAATTRYSSLSALVAAFVTPLFLWWFGHPALASLFVVLTLLLFYKHRENIKRLQTGTEGRIGAK, encoded by the coding sequence ATGTCTGACGCATTCCTCGTCGCTGCGTTCCTGATCGGCTATCTGCTCGGCTCGATCCCGTTCGGCATGGTGCTGACCAAGCTTGCCGGTACGCAGGATCTGCGCTCGATCGGTTCCGGCAATATCGGCGCCACCAACGTGCTACGAACCGGCCGCAAGGGCCTCGCCGCGGCGACGCTGATCGGCGACATGCTCAAGGGCACGATCGCGGTGGTCATCATGGGCTACTACGGCGGCGCAGATGCGGCGATGCTGGCGGCGCTCGGCGCCTTTCTCGGCCATCTGTTTCCAGTCTGGCTCAAATTCAACGGTGGCAAAGGCGTCGCGACCTATATCGGCGTGCTGATCGGGCTGTTCTGGCCGGCGGCCGTGATGTTTTGCCTGATCTGGCTGGCGACCGCCGCCACCACGCGCTACTCGTCGCTCTCGGCGCTGGTCGCCGCGTTCGTGACGCCGCTGTTTCTGTGGTGGTTCGGCCACCCGGCGCTGGCGTCGCTGTTCGTCGTGCTGACGCTGCTGTTGTTCTACAAGCACCGCGAAAACATAAAGCGGCTGCAGACGGGGACCGAAGGTCGGATCGGGGCGAAGTAG
- a CDS encoding amidase: MISLAELQRRIDAGDLSADAAIAQSLEATSAHEKSIGAFVCRGENPRAQSAGPLRGIAVGIKDIMDTADFPTEMGSPIYRGNRPRGDAAVVMMLKQAGATIIGKTTTTAFASVDPTATLNPHNHGHTPGGSSSGSAAAVAAGMISLALGTQTGGSVIRPASFCGVAAIKPSYRLLPTVGVKCYSWTLDTVGLFAAGVDDVARGLAAMTGRPELLLPPSIPTPRIGIVTQDFAGAPEASGGEALRIATRAAEKAGASVRALDLPEIFAEAWRAQPIVQEFEAHRALAWEYREHYAEMAPLLRAKLDESRNTPPVAYDEAIKTANRARQALEKLFDEVDVLLTLSAPGTAPRGLGSTGDARYNRLWTLMGVPCVNVPALIAEGGLPVGVQVIARYGADAEALMVARFVEQALARK, encoded by the coding sequence ATGATCTCGCTCGCCGAACTTCAGCGCCGCATCGATGCCGGCGACCTTTCCGCAGACGCTGCGATCGCGCAGTCGCTCGAAGCAACCAGTGCGCATGAAAAGTCGATCGGCGCCTTCGTTTGTCGGGGTGAAAATCCTCGCGCGCAAAGCGCCGGGCCCTTGCGCGGCATTGCGGTCGGTATCAAGGACATCATGGATACGGCGGATTTCCCGACTGAAATGGGCTCTCCGATCTACCGCGGGAACCGGCCGCGCGGTGATGCGGCTGTCGTGATGATGTTGAAGCAGGCGGGCGCGACCATCATTGGCAAGACCACGACGACGGCATTCGCCTCCGTGGATCCGACGGCGACGCTCAACCCGCACAATCATGGTCATACGCCCGGCGGATCGTCATCGGGTTCGGCGGCAGCGGTGGCGGCGGGCATGATCTCGCTCGCGCTGGGAACGCAGACCGGCGGTTCGGTGATCCGGCCGGCCTCGTTCTGCGGCGTCGCCGCGATCAAGCCGTCCTACCGCTTGCTGCCGACCGTCGGCGTCAAATGCTATTCGTGGACGCTCGATACGGTAGGCCTGTTCGCGGCCGGCGTGGACGACGTGGCGCGCGGGCTTGCCGCGATGACGGGCCGGCCCGAATTGCTGCTGCCGCCCAGCATTCCGACGCCGCGCATCGGCATCGTGACGCAGGATTTCGCCGGTGCGCCGGAGGCGTCAGGCGGGGAGGCGCTGCGGATCGCGACACGGGCGGCGGAGAAGGCAGGCGCCTCGGTGCGGGCGCTTGATTTGCCCGAGATTTTCGCCGAGGCATGGCGCGCGCAGCCGATCGTGCAGGAGTTCGAGGCGCATCGGGCGCTTGCCTGGGAATATCGCGAACATTATGCGGAGATGGCGCCGCTGTTGCGCGCAAAGTTGGATGAAAGCAGGAATACACCACCTGTCGCCTATGACGAGGCGATCAAAACGGCGAACCGGGCAAGACAGGCATTGGAAAAACTGTTCGACGAAGTCGATGTGTTGCTGACCCTGTCGGCCCCGGGTACTGCGCCCAGGGGATTGGGCTCGACCGGCGACGCCCGTTACAACCGTCTCTGGACGCTGATGGGCGTGCCCTGCGTCAATGTTCCCGCACTCATCGCGGAAGGCGGTTTGCCGGTCGGCGTGCAGGTGATTGCGAGATATGGCGCCGATGCCGAGGCTTTGATGGTGGCGCGGTTTGTCGAGCAAGCGCTTGCGCGAAAATAG
- the dprA gene encoding DNA-processing protein DprA: MHDRTQLTPHLTDAERIDRLRLIRSDNVGPRTFNSLINHFGDARAALERLPDLARRGGAARSERICSEEEARAEIAAAKRIGVTLVAPGEAGYPPRLPTLDDAPPLLGVRGPPDILMRPMIAIVGSRNASGAGLKFAGQLARDLGDAGFIVISGLARGIDQAAHRATIASGTVAVLAGGHDRIYPPEHQDLLAALLERGGAISEMPLGHVPRAHDFPRRNRLISGASLGVVVIEAAHRSGSLITARMAAEQGREVFAVPGSPLDPRAAGTNELIKQGAALVTEASDVINAIQPILERPIVLEAREGDDEPLDFDTDPSERERVVSLLGPSPVSLDDLIRMSGLSATIVRTVLLELELAGRLERHGGGLVTLI; encoded by the coding sequence ATGCATGACCGAACACAACTCACGCCCCACCTCACCGACGCCGAGCGGATCGACCGCTTGCGGCTGATCCGCAGCGACAATGTCGGCCCGCGCACCTTTAACTCGCTCATCAACCATTTCGGCGATGCGCGCGCGGCGCTGGAGCGGTTGCCCGATCTGGCGCGGCGTGGCGGCGCGGCGCGTTCGGAGCGGATCTGCAGCGAGGAGGAAGCGCGGGCTGAGATCGCTGCGGCCAAAAGGATCGGCGTCACGCTGGTCGCGCCTGGCGAAGCCGGCTATCCACCGCGGCTGCCGACGCTCGACGATGCGCCGCCTTTGCTCGGCGTACGCGGTCCGCCAGACATCCTGATGCGGCCGATGATCGCGATCGTCGGCTCGCGCAACGCCTCCGGCGCAGGGCTGAAATTTGCAGGCCAATTGGCGCGCGATCTTGGTGACGCCGGCTTCATCGTCATCTCAGGCCTGGCCCGCGGCATCGATCAGGCCGCGCATCGCGCCACGATTGCAAGCGGCACGGTCGCGGTGCTGGCGGGTGGCCACGACCGGATCTATCCGCCGGAGCATCAGGACTTGCTGGCGGCGCTGCTCGAACGCGGCGGCGCGATTTCCGAAATGCCGCTCGGCCATGTGCCGCGCGCCCACGATTTTCCCCGGCGCAATCGCCTGATCTCCGGCGCGTCGCTCGGCGTCGTCGTGATCGAGGCCGCGCACCGCTCGGGGTCGCTGATCACGGCACGGATGGCGGCCGAACAGGGCCGCGAGGTATTTGCGGTGCCGGGCTCGCCGCTCGACCCGCGCGCCGCCGGCACCAATGAACTGATCAAGCAGGGCGCGGCGCTGGTCACCGAAGCCAGCGACGTCATCAACGCCATTCAGCCGATCCTGGAGCGGCCGATCGTGCTCGAGGCCCGTGAAGGCGACGACGAGCCGCTCGACTTCGATACCGACCCAAGCGAGCGCGAACGCGTTGTCTCGCTGCTCGGGCCGAGCCCGGTCAGCCTCGACGACCTGATCCGGATGTCAGGGCTATCAGCCACCATCGTTCGCACGGTGCTGCTCGAACTCGAATTGGCCGGCCGGCTGGAGCGCCATGGCGGCGGGCTGGTGACGCTGATCTGA